In Hyphomicrobiaceae bacterium, the following are encoded in one genomic region:
- a CDS encoding CpaD family pilus assembly protein, whose amino-acid sequence MSIKIKTRGSSPARLGGTKAILLLALAGLVGGCKHNDGTQVASWALVDPNERHPIMVSQQPATLSVHVPRGAGGLSPSQRAEVIEFASRFRASDAGNSRLVIAAPGGSSNEVAAMNAVQDVRDLLMDGGFSENSIAVEAYHGQGHEPPIRISYMRYVAEGPVCGQDWSENLARNPNNFNYPDFGCSNQRNLAAMVANPADLLGPRTEGPRNAERRDDVFGKYVKGKVTGSDKSDDERVKVQSN is encoded by the coding sequence ATGTCGATTAAGATCAAGACACGCGGATCCTCTCCCGCCCGACTCGGCGGTACGAAAGCGATCCTTCTGTTGGCCCTGGCCGGCTTGGTTGGCGGGTGCAAGCACAATGATGGAACTCAAGTGGCGAGTTGGGCGCTGGTCGATCCTAACGAACGACACCCCATCATGGTCTCGCAGCAACCTGCAACGTTGTCGGTTCACGTTCCGCGAGGAGCGGGTGGGCTGTCTCCTTCGCAACGCGCCGAGGTCATCGAGTTTGCCAGTCGCTTTCGTGCTAGCGACGCGGGCAATTCGCGCCTCGTGATCGCTGCCCCCGGCGGGTCGTCCAACGAGGTCGCCGCCATGAACGCCGTGCAAGATGTGCGCGATTTGTTGATGGATGGAGGCTTTTCTGAAAACTCCATCGCGGTCGAGGCCTATCACGGTCAGGGCCACGAGCCGCCCATCCGCATCTCGTATATGCGCTACGTCGCCGAAGGTCCGGTTTGCGGTCAAGATTGGTCGGAGAACTTGGCTCGCAATCCGAACAACTTCAATTACCCGGATTTTGGCTGCTCCAATCAGCGCAATCTCGCGGCAATGGTCGCCAATCCGGCTGATCTTCTCGGACCGCGCACCGAGGGTCCGCGCAACGCCGAGCGGCGTGACGACGTCTTCGGCAAGTACGTGAAGGGCAAGGTTACCGGCTCTGACAAGAGCGACGACGAGCGCGTCAAGGTTCAGAGCAATTAA
- a CDS encoding type II and III secretion system protein family protein, whose product MRKKVGLVAGPMLGAVAWFAAGIFAVTSGISSAVANGAGHSADIDSIPAAAVHQSIIRVQDTGGAPVRKNIKIGLGKSALIEFPRDVRDVMVSNPAAVDAVVLSANRVFLLARKIGEANAFFFDTTGEQFATFEIFIERETAGLESLLNRLIVGSSIKVEMLNQTVVLTGSVKTPTDSVRAANIARQFVNVQYETTSKDKADGATIDKFEKSDTETVINMLSVEAEEQVMLKVTVAEVQRSLLKQLGINIGGTINAGNFVTSLLTQNALPLSAAAGLGTLPIPGLGTETLQPNSNGTFPVAGCNNMGVLCNYNAGPGDAAFGNSGFSGRWDGPNGNTVSHAIRALERDGLIRTLAEPNLTAVSGEPANFLAGGEFPIPLVDNTGQVSVTFKKFGVALAFTPIVLSEGRISLKIETEVSELSNQGAITLSGISIPALKKREAKSTVELPSGGTLALAGLISDDTRQNIDGLPGAKDIPVLGTLFRSRDFVRNESELVVIVTPYLVKPTSRQQVAVPTSGLNPATDMKADFLGHLNAIYGKGESLPDGGLKGDYGYIVE is encoded by the coding sequence ATGCGCAAGAAAGTTGGATTAGTCGCGGGGCCCATGCTCGGAGCGGTTGCCTGGTTTGCAGCAGGCATCTTCGCTGTTACCAGCGGGATAAGCTCGGCCGTGGCGAATGGGGCGGGACATTCTGCCGATATCGATTCGATACCAGCAGCGGCTGTGCACCAGTCGATCATCCGGGTTCAGGACACGGGCGGTGCGCCGGTTCGCAAGAACATCAAGATCGGGCTGGGAAAATCAGCCCTGATCGAATTCCCTCGCGACGTACGCGATGTAATGGTTTCCAACCCTGCGGCGGTCGACGCGGTGGTGCTCAGCGCCAATCGCGTGTTTCTATTGGCGCGCAAGATCGGCGAAGCCAACGCCTTCTTCTTTGACACGACGGGCGAGCAGTTTGCGACCTTCGAAATCTTCATCGAGCGCGAAACCGCTGGCCTTGAGAGCTTGCTCAATCGCTTGATCGTGGGCTCCTCGATCAAGGTGGAAATGCTCAATCAGACAGTAGTTTTGACGGGCTCAGTAAAGACTCCGACTGATTCGGTTCGCGCAGCAAACATCGCGCGCCAGTTCGTCAACGTTCAGTACGAGACGACCAGCAAGGACAAGGCCGACGGCGCAACGATCGACAAGTTCGAGAAGTCAGACACAGAAACGGTGATCAACATGCTCTCGGTGGAGGCCGAGGAGCAGGTAATGCTCAAGGTGACGGTGGCAGAAGTCCAGCGCTCTTTGTTGAAGCAGCTCGGTATAAATATCGGCGGAACGATCAACGCGGGTAACTTCGTCACGAGCCTGCTGACCCAAAACGCGCTTCCGCTAAGTGCGGCTGCTGGTCTTGGAACACTGCCGATTCCCGGTTTGGGCACCGAAACGCTGCAACCCAACAGCAACGGCACGTTCCCAGTCGCCGGCTGTAACAACATGGGCGTGCTCTGCAACTATAACGCTGGGCCTGGAGATGCTGCATTCGGCAACTCAGGATTCAGTGGGCGGTGGGATGGCCCTAATGGAAATACGGTCTCGCACGCGATCCGCGCTCTCGAACGTGATGGTCTGATCCGCACGCTTGCTGAGCCGAACCTCACGGCCGTTTCCGGCGAACCTGCCAACTTCCTTGCTGGTGGTGAATTCCCCATCCCGCTGGTCGACAACACGGGACAGGTGAGCGTCACGTTCAAGAAGTTCGGTGTCGCGCTTGCCTTCACGCCGATCGTGCTGTCGGAGGGCCGCATCAGCCTCAAGATCGAAACCGAAGTCAGCGAATTGTCGAACCAAGGCGCAATCACGTTGTCGGGCATCTCGATCCCGGCCTTGAAAAAGCGTGAAGCAAAATCGACCGTCGAGCTGCCATCGGGCGGAACCCTGGCTCTCGCTGGACTGATTTCCGACGATACCCGCCAAAACATCGACGGCCTGCCAGGCGCGAAAGACATTCCGGTCCTGGGAACTCTGTTCCGCAGCCGTGACTTCGTTCGCAACGAAAGCGAGCTCGTTGTCATCGTCACGCCTTATCTCGTGAAGCCGACCAGCCGCCAGCAGGTTGCGGTGCCGACGTCCGGTCTTAATCCGGCAACCGACATGAAGGCGGACTTCCTTGGCCACCTCAATGCCATCTACGGCAAGGGCGAGTCTCTTCCAGATGGCGGGCTCAAGGGCGACTACGGCTACATCGTCGAATAA
- a CDS encoding AAA family ATPase has product MSRQAQSEVEDFEDFSDSQPGEDQVGSTEKARPIPRISIQAFCDDTRTAEVLQYAAEDRRLSKAHVSVHMGGIGAAVAHYVDSPTPNLIIVDSALHGSQLLAELDSLAESCDPGTKVVVIGRQNDVLLYRELLKRGVSEYLVTPIEPLQLMESISNLYNNPDTDPVGHVFAFIGAKGGVGSSTICHNVAWTLSEVLKSNVTIADLDLAFGTTGLDFNQDPVQGIAEALAAPERLDDQLLDRLLTKCSEHLSIFAAPVVLDRDYEISADACDMVIDVVRQNVPYVAVDLPHSWSPWTKRVLLQADEVIITAVPDLANLRNAKNVVDLLKSSRKNDRKPHLVLNMVGVPKRQEITLKEFEQALDLKAISVIDYDSESFSQAANNGQMIEEMNAKAKATERFREIAMAMTHRRDTKADKKSQQSAFSQLAPLLEKLKLKR; this is encoded by the coding sequence ATGTCTAGACAAGCACAGTCTGAAGTTGAAGATTTCGAGGATTTCTCGGATAGCCAACCAGGTGAGGACCAAGTCGGCAGCACCGAGAAGGCACGTCCAATTCCTCGCATATCGATCCAGGCATTTTGCGACGATACCCGCACCGCCGAGGTGCTGCAGTACGCGGCTGAAGATCGCCGCCTTTCGAAGGCGCACGTGAGCGTGCACATGGGAGGCATCGGCGCAGCTGTTGCGCACTATGTGGATAGCCCGACGCCGAACTTGATTATCGTGGATAGCGCGCTGCACGGCTCGCAACTGCTTGCAGAGCTCGACAGTCTTGCCGAAAGCTGTGATCCCGGCACCAAGGTTGTCGTCATCGGTCGGCAGAACGATGTTTTGTTGTATCGCGAGCTGTTGAAGCGCGGAGTGAGCGAGTATCTCGTCACGCCGATTGAGCCGCTGCAGCTGATGGAGAGCATCTCCAATCTCTACAACAATCCCGACACCGATCCGGTGGGCCATGTGTTCGCCTTTATTGGCGCCAAGGGCGGTGTCGGCTCGTCCACGATCTGCCATAACGTCGCCTGGACGCTGTCTGAGGTTCTCAAATCGAACGTCACCATCGCAGATCTCGATCTGGCGTTCGGCACCACCGGGCTCGATTTCAACCAGGATCCGGTGCAGGGCATCGCCGAAGCACTCGCGGCGCCCGAGCGTCTCGACGACCAGCTCCTCGATCGTCTTCTGACCAAGTGCTCCGAACATCTTTCGATCTTTGCGGCTCCCGTTGTTCTCGATCGCGACTATGAGATCTCGGCTGACGCCTGCGACATGGTTATCGACGTTGTGCGCCAGAACGTGCCGTATGTCGCCGTTGACCTGCCGCACTCGTGGTCGCCTTGGACCAAGCGCGTTCTACTTCAGGCCGATGAGGTCATCATTACGGCTGTGCCGGATCTCGCAAACCTTCGTAACGCCAAGAACGTCGTCGATTTGCTCAAGTCGTCGCGCAAAAACGATCGCAAGCCGCATCTTGTCCTCAACATGGTTGGTGTTCCCAAGCGCCAGGAGATTACGTTGAAGGAATTCGAGCAGGCGCTCGATCTGAAAGCCATCAGCGTCATCGACTACGATAGCGAGTCGTTCAGCCAGGCCGCGAACAATGGTCAGATGATCGAAGAGATGAATGCGAAGGCAAAGGCGACCGAAAGGTTCCGCGAGATCGCCATGGCGATGACGCATCGCCGGGACACGAAGGCTGACAAGAAATCCCAGCAGTCCGCGTTCTCGCAGCTAGCTCCGCTTCTGGAAAAGCTGAAGCTCAAGCGCTAA